TCGAGCGCTAAGCTTGACCTGAGCAAGGTGGTCGGCCCTTGTAGGTCCTATATTGACAATAGCAATTGGTAGTTTTCTTTCACTGGCTGCAAGGAGAAAACGGTACCCTGAATAAACCTGGAAAGAAACAGTCAGACTTGAATTTTGTAAAACACTAAATATTTATCCATCCAAAAATCATTTGGCTTACATTTCTATGTACTCTCCAAATGCACAACTCACCTGTAGAGAGGATCCAGCCACAAGAACAGCATCAGACTCTGCCAGTTTGTTATGGACAAATTGTACCGTTGCCCGATTGACTACATCACCAAAAAATGTCACGTCAGGTTTAAGGATGCTGCCACAGGCTTTGCAAGCAGGTACTCTTAAGTGCAGGACCTGCTCGTCCTCCACAAACACGTCTCCATCTGGAGCCACAGCACCTGTACTTGCTGCCCAGCCTGGATTTAAAGCCGCAAACTGCTTTTGAAGGTCCGCTCGCCGAGTCAACTGTCCACAGCCCAAACACACAACCCTAAAAACAGATGCATGTGGGATTAAATTAAACTCAGAAAGATGAATCTATATTAGAATCATGTCCATAATCAAATAACCTTAAATCAACCATACCGGTGTGTACTTCCATGAAGTTCAGTTAGTCTCTTATGTCCAGCCTTCAAGTGCAACGCGTCTACATTCTGAGTGACAAGCCAGTGCAATTTTCCTTTATCTTCCCAGTCCCTTAAGGCAAAGTGAGCTGAATTCGGTGAGTGCGAAGAGAACTGCGGCCACCCCAAGTAGTTCCTCGCCCAGTATCTCTGCCTTGCTTTTGCACTGCGCACAAACACGGAGTGTTGCATAGGCCGTCTGTCTGTCCGTGCATACAGTCCAACACCTTCTGACCGATAGTCTGGGATTCCAGATTCAGTGGAGAGTCCGGCACCGCTGATTATAAACAGACGGGAAGCTTGTGACACGAAAGCCTGGAGCTTCTCCAAAGCACTGGAGTCGACTGAGCCACTCGCAGGAACAAATCTCTGTACACCAGCTTGTATTGTAGAAGCATGTCTTCTTAATGCCATACAAGGAGGCAGGGGTCGCCATGACAACAGCATCTATAGACACATTCGTACAACAGCAGACAAGAGAGATGAATGCATGATTGTAGAGCATTACATTAGCAACACACAGGTCATGGATTCGATCCttgtagacacacacacattgatAATGACACATACTTTTGTGTCAGCAATTTACATATGCTATgactttttacacattgttaTAGTGTTGTATTAACAATAACAAACAtggcatttatttattattatgttactGTATGCCTACTTCTGATTACATTAACTATTAACTCAActatttatcaaataaatgcatgtCACTATgaaggcacatttattttagacattttatatacatataagtAGTAGTAATGCTGCCTTCACGTGCTATGGGAAAGATGATATTTTCCATTTGAGAACTGGTATTTACCACCGTGTTGTGTTCAAGTGCATTTTCCATTTGTGAACTAGAATTTACCAGTTTGCTGCGTTCAATTGCATTTTCTATTTGTGAACTGGTATTTACCATTGCTTTTGTTGTCATTAGGAAAATGATAGATGAACATCCGGACCTGTTATTTTGGTAAAACAATTTTAGAATGCTTAATTCATCTGCTGCTACAGCAAGAAGATGATTTATCGAAACGGtaaataatatgctgtatagtTTCTAGATCATAAATAGTAGTGATTTAAGGACGTTGCTGCTGCTCTccagtccgccattttgaaaaggtCAAAGGTAATCTCATCTCGGCAACTCGGGCATCaaaatattttacgagttgcCCAGTGGAAAATACCACATGAGGGGTGTTCATGTGCATTTTCCATGTGGGATTTTGGTATTTACCATAATTACGATAGCACGTGAAGGCAGCATAAAGGTGAGTTTCACATCAAGACTCCAAAGATCATAATTCATTTTATCAAAATAACGTGAACTTCTTCAACACATTTAACTATTAAGTTACGTTATAAACATTCAACAAGTTCTGTTATGTgagtttttaaagtttacaagCAAAACATGAGCATGAAGGCGGAAAGTGACTACTCATTGATtcaaatgtcaagcatgaaccAATAATATTATAACAGACACGCGACGGACATTATGCGTCTTaagaataaatgttttaactacATATCTGaaatgtaaaactaatccttGTATAACCTAACTTACCTGTAACGTTATACATAAAATACCCGACACCAGAAGTTTTATGTTCAGGAAAAATTAAAACCGTCGTAAACACTTCCGTTTTGTAAAACAACTGCATGATGGGAAATGTAGTCAACGTTATCGCTTGTTGTTGCTTGTGTCTTATTTccgaccaaaaaaaaaaaaaaaaaacatatgccgtcatttataacactaaagaCATGAAAATGTATCTACTGATACCACACCCATAGGTTTAAAACAGTTCCTTAAAacggacatttcacaagactttttaagatttaaaataaatatttggtgtccccggttgtatgtgaagttctagcttaaaataccagATAATTTATAACagaatgttaaaattgccactttataggtgtgagccaaaatgtgccattttaaGTGTGtcctattaaaggaatagtctacccttttgccatattaaactatgttattagacaaattaatacatacctatctttattcaatgagTGCACTGttcagcgcgttgtgaatgtgttagtatttagcctagccccattcattcatatggtaccaaaaaaaagttttattttgtggcaccattcttactggtataactactcatgtaacagtctttaaataggaaaacacgaaagtgtttggtggcttccctgtttggcaccataggaatgaatgggtctaggccAAACGCCAACACATCCACGACGCGCCGCGCAGTGCACGCAccgaaaaaagatagatatgtattgattcgtctaggttgaggtaatgacatagtttaatatggcaaaagggtagactattcctttaaatgcaaatgagctgataaaatacaaacactgatcgccataatagggggtttgttgaaattgaatttCAATTATGCTATCAAttatactctctctctctctctctctctctctctctctgcactaaatatgTGGTTAGATAATGCAGATTaaagggtggtattattatagtaAGATCCCcatttgacatcacaaggggagccaaatttaaattacttatttgttttttacatgcatgcagggaatggtttaccaaaaaaagttactgggttgttcctTTTCCCATTTTCTAGGGTAATAGAAACAATGGGGACCGAATaattgcacttaaacatggaaaaagtcagattttcatgatatatcaACTTTAAAGAGTATTTTATTATATGACAAGAATGATACAAAAGAAGCCATATAAATATATGATCCATGCGTTTTATGGACAACCTATTGTCATAAACTCCATTTTATTTAAGTTGTTAGAATATGCTGCACACATCTTGATTGCAGAACTGTAAgattgctgtaaaaaaaaacacgaaACTTATTACTCATCATTAAAGAGATTGTGCACTTTTGAAATTGACTGAATTGGTatgcatgttttctttttatttatacttGATTCTGTGCAGTTAAAGA
This genomic interval from Misgurnus anguillicaudatus chromosome 8, ASM2758022v2, whole genome shotgun sequence contains the following:
- the sirt4 gene encoding NAD-dependent protein lipoamidase sirtuin-4, mitochondrial isoform X2, whose amino-acid sequence is MLLSWRPLPPCMALRRHASTIQAGVQRFVPASGSVDSSALEKLQAFVSQASRLFIISGAGLSTESGIPDYRSEGVGLYARTDRRPMQHSVFVRSAKARQRYWARNYLGWPQFSSHSPNSAHFALRDWEDKGKLHWLVTQNVDALHLKAGHKRLTELHGSTHRVVCLGCGQLTRRADLQKQFAALNPGWAASTGAVAPDGDVFVEDEQVLHLRVPACKACGSILKPDVTFFGDVVNRATVQFVHNKLAESDAVLVAGSSLQVYSGYRFLLAASERKLPIAIVNIGPTRADHLAQVKLSARCGEVLPAIQLS
- the sirt4 gene encoding NAD-dependent protein lipoamidase sirtuin-4, mitochondrial isoform X1, with protein sequence MTTKAMMLLSWRPLPPCMALRRHASTIQAGVQRFVPASGSVDSSALEKLQAFVSQASRLFIISGAGLSTESGIPDYRSEGVGLYARTDRRPMQHSVFVRSAKARQRYWARNYLGWPQFSSHSPNSAHFALRDWEDKGKLHWLVTQNVDALHLKAGHKRLTELHGSTHRVVCLGCGQLTRRADLQKQFAALNPGWAASTGAVAPDGDVFVEDEQVLHLRVPACKACGSILKPDVTFFGDVVNRATVQFVHNKLAESDAVLVAGSSLQVYSGYRFLLAASERKLPIAIVNIGPTRADHLAQVKLSARCGEVLPAIQLS